The following are encoded together in the Proteiniphilum saccharofermentans genome:
- a CDS encoding beta-ketoacyl-[acyl-carrier-protein] synthase family protein: MNRVVITGMGIYSCIGKNKDEVRQSLYEGKSGIGFDPVRKEFGFRSGLTGILEVPDLKTQLDRRQRAGIPEQGKYAYIATLEAFEQAKIDNDFLENNEVGILYGNDSSAQPVIEACDIIRQKRNTALVGSGSIFQSMNSTITMNLSVIFKLKGINFTVSGACASGSHAIGIGYLLIKQGLQDCIVCGGAQEVNLFSIGSFDGLSAFSVREDEPAKASRPFDRNRDGLVPSGGGATVILESYESAVRRGAPILAEVAGYGFSSNGNHISVPNVDGPKRSLEMAIRDAGISLEEIGYLSAHATSTPVGDLNEAKAIDAVFGDHKPYVGSTKAMTGHEMWMAGASEVIYSMLMMQNDFIAPTINFEQADDDAPQLNIPTKAIHHSFDTFLSNSFGFGGTNSSLVIKKFKQ; the protein is encoded by the coding sequence ATGAACAGAGTAGTTATCACGGGAATGGGGATTTATTCCTGTATCGGAAAAAACAAAGACGAAGTTCGTCAATCTTTATATGAAGGGAAATCGGGTATCGGGTTTGATCCTGTACGGAAGGAATTTGGCTTTCGTTCGGGACTTACGGGTATACTCGAAGTGCCCGATCTGAAAACTCAGCTCGACCGCCGTCAACGTGCAGGGATTCCCGAGCAGGGAAAATATGCTTACATAGCCACTTTAGAAGCTTTTGAACAGGCTAAGATCGACAATGATTTCCTGGAAAATAACGAAGTAGGAATTCTCTACGGTAACGACAGCTCTGCTCAACCGGTTATTGAGGCCTGCGATATCATTCGTCAAAAAAGAAATACTGCATTGGTGGGTTCAGGCTCTATCTTTCAGAGTATGAACTCTACCATCACAATGAATTTGTCGGTTATATTCAAACTGAAAGGGATAAATTTTACTGTGTCAGGTGCTTGCGCAAGTGGTTCGCACGCTATTGGCATAGGTTACCTGCTTATCAAACAAGGACTTCAGGATTGCATTGTATGTGGTGGGGCACAGGAGGTAAATCTGTTTTCCATAGGCAGCTTTGACGGGCTTTCAGCGTTTTCGGTACGTGAAGACGAACCGGCAAAAGCATCCCGCCCGTTCGATAGAAACCGCGATGGGTTAGTGCCGAGCGGTGGTGGAGCCACGGTCATTCTCGAGAGTTATGAGTCGGCAGTCAGGCGTGGTGCACCCATCCTTGCCGAAGTGGCGGGTTATGGGTTTTCATCCAATGGGAACCATATTTCCGTACCCAATGTGGATGGTCCGAAACGTTCTCTGGAGATGGCGATACGCGATGCCGGCATTTCGCTTGAAGAAATCGGTTACCTCAGCGCACACGCTACCTCTACGCCCGTAGGCGACCTGAACGAGGCAAAAGCGATCGATGCCGTTTTTGGCGATCATAAACCCTATGTGGGATCTACCAAAGCGATGACCGGGCACGAAATGTGGATGGCAGGTGCGAGCGAAGTGATCTATTCGATGTTGATGATGCAAAATGATTTTATCGCTCCGACTATCAACTTTGAACAGGCAGATGACGATGCCCCCCAACTCAACATTCCAACAAAAGCAATACATCATTCTTTTGATACTTTTTTATCGAATTCATTTGGTTTTGGAGGTACCAATTCATCGTTGGTAATCAAGAAATTCAAGCAATAA
- a CDS encoding HAL/PAL/TAL family ammonia-lyase, with product MPLKIVEISEKGVDIDEIEQLLFGGAKVAVSSKLKDKVTKSFHFLQEFSVDKVIYGVNTGFGPMAQYHIKDEEINQLQYNIIRSHSVGAGPPIEPVYVKSAMIDRLCTFAQGYSGIHPALIQTLIDFINFDINPYVPSHGSVGASGDLVQLAHIALVLIGEGEVFYNGKLHPTADVMKQTGIEPFKLHIREGLALTNGTSMMTGVGLVNLILARKLLHHALVASAMMNEIAQSYDDFLAPELNGVKRHNGQVETAAFMREWLKDSELLRNRKKELYNGTKASHFKQKVQPYYSLRCVPQVLGPVWDTVKIAQQVIIDELNSVSDNPIVDCSSGNIYHGGNFHGDYISFEMDKLKIAVTKMIMLMERQLNYLMHDKVNEILPPFVNLGTLGLNYGMQAMQFTATSTTAENQTLSYPMYLHSIPNNNDNQDIVSMGTNSALLAKTVIENGFQVMAIHYMAIVQAIDCLQAAEKLSPKSQEIYHEIRSFFPTFVDDKPRYKDINRIVEYLKTKSIVS from the coding sequence ATGCCGTTAAAAATTGTAGAGATAAGTGAGAAAGGTGTTGATATAGATGAAATTGAGCAATTGCTCTTTGGTGGTGCAAAAGTAGCAGTGTCATCAAAGTTAAAAGACAAGGTTACAAAAAGTTTTCATTTCTTACAGGAATTTTCCGTCGATAAAGTGATTTATGGTGTCAATACCGGTTTCGGTCCGATGGCACAATATCATATTAAGGATGAGGAGATTAATCAACTTCAATATAATATCATCCGGAGTCACTCTGTAGGGGCGGGGCCACCCATTGAGCCCGTTTATGTGAAATCGGCAATGATAGACCGACTATGCACATTTGCCCAGGGTTACTCCGGCATTCATCCTGCACTGATCCAGACGCTGATCGATTTTATCAACTTCGATATCAACCCTTATGTGCCCTCGCACGGAAGCGTAGGGGCCAGCGGTGATCTGGTCCAATTGGCACATATTGCACTTGTACTGATCGGTGAAGGAGAAGTATTTTACAATGGCAAATTGCATCCCACAGCTGATGTGATGAAACAAACCGGCATCGAGCCGTTCAAACTGCATATTCGTGAAGGACTGGCGCTCACAAACGGTACATCTATGATGACCGGCGTAGGACTGGTCAATCTCATTCTTGCCAGGAAACTGCTTCATCACGCTCTCGTGGCATCAGCTATGATGAATGAAATTGCCCAATCGTACGATGACTTTCTGGCTCCTGAGCTCAATGGTGTTAAGCGGCATAACGGCCAGGTCGAGACGGCAGCATTTATGCGCGAGTGGCTTAAGGATAGCGAATTGCTCCGAAACCGTAAGAAAGAACTCTATAACGGTACCAAAGCTTCGCATTTCAAACAGAAGGTGCAGCCCTATTATTCGCTCAGGTGTGTGCCGCAAGTGCTCGGACCTGTATGGGATACAGTGAAAATAGCCCAGCAAGTGATTATAGATGAACTTAATTCGGTGAGTGACAATCCAATCGTAGATTGTTCTTCGGGAAATATCTATCATGGTGGGAATTTTCATGGCGATTATATCTCTTTCGAAATGGATAAACTGAAAATTGCCGTCACCAAAATGATTATGCTGATGGAGCGTCAGCTCAACTACCTGATGCATGATAAAGTGAATGAAATTCTTCCGCCGTTTGTCAATCTCGGTACGCTCGGACTCAACTATGGGATGCAAGCTATGCAGTTTACTGCTACATCGACCACAGCTGAAAACCAGACCCTTTCTTATCCGATGTATCTGCACAGCATTCCCAATAACAATGACAACCAGGATATCGTAAGTATGGGGACCAACTCTGCGTTGCTCGCCAAGACGGTTATCGAAAATGGCTTTCAGGTGATGGCGATTCATTATATGGCTATTGTTCAGGCTATTGATTGCTTGCAGGCAGCGGAGAAGTTATCCCCAAAAAGTCAGGAAATTTATCATGAAATAAGAAGTTTTTTTCCTACATTTGTGGATGATAAACCCAGATACAAAGATATTAACCGGATTGTTGAATATCTGAAAACCAAAAGTATTGTATCATGA
- a CDS encoding DUF6132 family protein, with translation MKNFFKKHWLRMAGILVGALVGYIYYHYVGCLSGTCPITSNPYRMMIYGALVGYLLFDLFSSDKKTKDAKQDIQQ, from the coding sequence ATGAAAAATTTTTTTAAGAAACATTGGTTGAGAATGGCCGGAATATTAGTCGGTGCATTGGTCGGATATATTTATTACCATTACGTGGGATGTCTGAGTGGAACATGTCCTATCACTTCCAACCCATATAGGATGATGATATACGGGGCATTGGTAGGTTATCTGCTTTTCGATCTTTTCTCAAGCGATAAAAAAACAAAGGATGCAAAACAAGATATTCAACAATAA
- a CDS encoding porin family protein, whose amino-acid sequence MRPFFSLVVLAFLLSLGISPLYAQKEVFKGELYLGAGGGSLFSKVDFVPGVPLAFKQGSFGGVSAKYISEKNLGLLVEVNYAQRGWKEEFDPASDFSYSRTLNYIDIPFMTHIYAGGKTRFIMNIGPQISLLVGDKQDMSQALSDHLDELRAEDEDIRVGMQYEGVYELKRVDYGLAAGIGMELKTGIGDFDLEGRYYFGLGDIFTSRRSEQAYFSRSASRVIGVKLTYYIKVF is encoded by the coding sequence ATGAGACCCTTTTTTAGCCTTGTTGTTCTAGCTTTTTTGCTCTCTTTGGGTATTTCTCCACTGTATGCCCAAAAAGAAGTGTTCAAAGGTGAACTGTATTTGGGGGCCGGTGGCGGAAGCCTTTTCTCAAAGGTGGATTTTGTGCCGGGTGTACCTTTGGCTTTCAAGCAGGGAAGCTTTGGTGGTGTGTCGGCAAAATATATTTCTGAAAAAAATTTGGGACTTCTTGTGGAAGTTAACTATGCCCAACGGGGATGGAAAGAGGAATTTGACCCGGCTTCAGATTTCTCTTACAGCAGGACACTGAACTATATTGATATACCATTTATGACGCATATCTATGCGGGAGGAAAAACACGCTTTATAATGAATATCGGTCCTCAGATATCCCTATTGGTCGGCGATAAGCAGGATATGAGCCAGGCGTTGTCTGACCATCTGGATGAGCTCAGGGCTGAGGATGAAGATATCAGAGTGGGAATGCAATACGAGGGCGTGTATGAACTGAAACGGGTGGATTATGGTTTAGCTGCCGGAATAGGGATGGAATTGAAAACCGGTATCGGTGATTTTGATCTGGAAGGACGCTACTATTTCGGACTGGGAGATATTTTTACCAGTCGCCGTAGCGAACAAGCCTATTTTTCCCGTTCGGCTTCCCGTGTGATCGGGGTGAAATTGACTTATTATATTAAAGTGTTTTAA
- a CDS encoding peptidase U32 family protein has product MKNIQDYEIMAPAGSYESLTAAIQGGADSIYFGIEGLNMRAKSSNNFTIADLHNIAAICRDHNIKSYLTVNTIIYDNDMELMRKVVDAAKEANLSAVIAADVAVLMYARSIGVEVHLSTQLNISNTESLKFYGQFADVVVLARELNMDQVASIYRDIVDQQIKGPSGELIRIEMFCHGALCMAVSGKCYLSLHEKDLSANRGACNQICRRGYIVKDKTSEIELEIDNEYIMSPKDLKTIHFMNKMMDAGVRVFKIEGRARGPEYVRVVTSCYKEAVQAYCNDTYTEEKINNWNERLSTVFNRGFWDGYYLGQRLGEWTHRYGSGATKRKVYVGKAVKHFGKLGVTEFLVETQSVKPGDELLITGPTTGAIFITADDIRVDLTSVSEAMKGDHFSIRTNEKIRPNDQLYKMVAANRTGTAHER; this is encoded by the coding sequence ATGAAGAATATTCAGGATTATGAAATAATGGCGCCGGCAGGATCTTATGAATCGCTGACCGCTGCTATACAGGGCGGTGCGGATTCCATTTACTTCGGCATCGAAGGGTTGAATATGCGTGCCAAATCGTCCAATAATTTCACTATTGCCGATTTGCACAACATCGCGGCTATTTGTCGCGATCATAATATAAAAAGCTATCTTACGGTCAACACCATCATTTACGACAACGACATGGAACTGATGCGAAAGGTGGTGGATGCAGCGAAGGAGGCGAATCTATCGGCTGTTATTGCCGCCGATGTGGCGGTGTTGATGTATGCGCGGAGTATTGGCGTGGAGGTACACTTATCCACCCAATTGAATATTAGTAATACCGAGTCGTTGAAGTTCTACGGGCAGTTTGCCGATGTGGTGGTACTGGCACGCGAGTTGAATATGGATCAGGTGGCTTCTATTTATCGGGATATAGTCGACCAGCAAATCAAGGGACCGTCGGGTGAGTTGATCCGTATCGAGATGTTTTGTCACGGTGCCCTGTGTATGGCAGTTTCTGGGAAGTGTTATCTCAGCCTGCATGAAAAGGATCTCTCGGCCAACCGGGGAGCCTGTAACCAGATTTGTCGACGAGGATATATTGTCAAGGATAAGACCAGCGAGATAGAACTGGAGATCGATAATGAATATATTATGTCGCCCAAAGATCTCAAGACTATCCACTTTATGAACAAGATGATGGATGCCGGCGTACGGGTATTCAAAATTGAAGGACGTGCACGAGGCCCGGAATATGTAAGGGTGGTTACATCATGCTACAAGGAGGCGGTACAGGCTTATTGTAACGACACATATACGGAAGAGAAGATAAATAACTGGAACGAGCGTCTTTCCACCGTATTCAATCGTGGGTTCTGGGACGGCTATTACCTTGGGCAGCGGTTAGGAGAGTGGACACACCGCTACGGATCGGGTGCCACCAAACGAAAAGTGTACGTTGGGAAAGCCGTCAAGCATTTCGGAAAACTCGGCGTAACAGAGTTCCTGGTGGAAACCCAATCGGTAAAACCGGGAGATGAACTATTAATTACAGGACCTACCACCGGTGCCATCTTTATTACTGCCGATGATATCAGGGTAGATCTTACCTCCGTTTCCGAAGCGATGAAAGGAGACCACTTTTCTATCAGGACCAATGAAAAGATCCGCCCTAACGATCAACTCTATAAAATGGTAGCTGCTAACCGAACAGGGACGGCTCATGAGAGATAG
- a CDS encoding ArsR/SmtB family transcription factor, which yields MEKETDVLERSKIDRSQFEEAAYILKALANETRLCVIMQLTRDGEKSVTGLMEQMDCEQSLLSHHLTDMRAKGILRCRKSGKNSFYSLSDKRFSNVLKCILDCGN from the coding sequence ATGGAAAAAGAGACAGATGTATTGGAAAGAAGTAAGATAGACCGTTCTCAATTTGAAGAGGCGGCCTATATTCTGAAGGCGTTGGCCAATGAAACCCGTTTGTGTGTTATTATGCAGCTTACCCGGGATGGTGAAAAATCGGTGACCGGGTTAATGGAACAAATGGACTGTGAGCAATCGTTGCTATCACACCATCTGACAGATATGCGGGCAAAAGGGATACTCCGTTGTCGCAAAAGCGGAAAGAATAGTTTCTATTCTCTTAGCGATAAGCGATTCTCGAATGTGTTGAAGTGTATCCTGGATTGTGGCAATTAA
- the trxA gene encoding thioredoxin, translated as MKTNFLMAAVALVFILASCSNAAQKADSNNGETDVIKTKDSMTTSKKTIQLTRADFLTKVANFEENPDQWVYLGDKPCIIDFYADWCGPCKMVAPILEELANEYDGEIYIYKVDTEAEQQLAAEFGIRSIPSLLFVPMGEAPQMAQGALPKDAFKQAIEEVLLKKS; from the coding sequence ATGAAAACAAATTTTTTAATGGCTGCTGTAGCTCTGGTATTTATACTGGCTTCATGTAGTAACGCTGCACAGAAGGCCGATTCAAACAATGGTGAAACGGACGTAATAAAAACAAAAGATAGTATGACAACATCAAAAAAAACAATTCAATTGACAAGGGCCGACTTTTTGACGAAAGTGGCCAATTTCGAAGAAAATCCCGATCAATGGGTCTATTTGGGAGACAAACCCTGTATCATTGATTTTTATGCCGATTGGTGTGGCCCTTGCAAGATGGTTGCGCCCATCCTAGAAGAACTGGCCAACGAATATGACGGTGAAATCTATATCTACAAAGTGGATACGGAAGCAGAGCAGCAACTGGCTGCCGAATTCGGTATCCGGAGTATACCATCCTTGCTCTTTGTCCCGATGGGCGAAGCTCCGCAGATGGCACAGGGAGCACTTCCAAAAGATGCTTTCAAGCAGGCTATCGAAGAGGTACTGTTGAAAAAATCATAA
- a CDS encoding DUF302 domain-containing protein codes for MDQMFFESRSRYGFEETVSRLSEIIPEGGWKVIHIHDLQETMRKNGKEVNPVKVIELCKPDYAYRLLSEDTLRIYSNMMPCRISVYEKEDGKTYVSRLNSAMLSSMIGGVVEDVMSQAYRDAESFIFYLIG; via the coding sequence ATGGACCAGATGTTTTTTGAAAGCAGGAGCCGGTATGGATTCGAGGAAACGGTAAGCAGGCTTTCCGAAATCATTCCCGAGGGAGGTTGGAAGGTGATTCACATTCACGATTTACAGGAAACGATGAGAAAGAACGGGAAAGAAGTCAATCCCGTAAAAGTGATCGAACTATGCAAGCCCGATTATGCTTATCGCCTTTTGTCGGAAGATACGCTTCGCATTTATTCCAATATGATGCCCTGCCGCATCTCGGTCTATGAAAAAGAGGATGGTAAGACTTACGTATCGCGCTTGAATTCTGCTATGCTTAGTTCGATGATAGGTGGGGTGGTAGAGGATGTAATGTCCCAGGCATATCGCGATGCGGAGAGTTTTATATTTTATCTGATTGGCTGA
- a CDS encoding DUF5686 and carboxypeptidase-like regulatory domain-containing protein → MKLLPTYTFYFLILIFCFSVASFPSQAQQSGFIHGVVMDSITGEPVSFASVQLENTTIGTATDIDGYFSMRYLPGNRKIIVSSIGFETKTEVLPERIGTGEIIRIRLNPSTIGLTEVVVRPDNPRYSRKNNPAVELMKQVIANKEQNRIKNIPGIEYEQYEKLTLYWDNFKLENRLLKKNFGFIENHLDTSIFTGKQVLTLSMREMLTNVRTDNLSGSLKKNIIARRSEGVEETFNDGSMDVFLEQVFREVDIYDDNIDVLLNQFVSPTSSALATLYYKFFIQDTLTIDNIRCVNVAFFPFNPESYSFNGNLYIAIDNNFAIKRADLSIPRNLNINFLENLRVIQHFNLQENGLWTNEKEDVYANFAMSDLLTKVYAHQVRSYRYIENGEMVYPEKTDEAFWQDHRHVALKRVESDLPKLMDELQDVPMYRRFEKFLEIIITGYIKTSNERQSKSKIDIGQVWTFYGTNPIEGQRLRLGAMTTAHFHPRIFLSGYGAYGFKDQKWKYSVTAGYSFVKKQNYWQEFPRNDLSFTAEYDLYSLGMQMNEALKDNLFVALGTAGISNRSYQNRYKLAYTVDWMSGLGVSAWWKHTKDTPAGALEYRLQVNENELIDIPGFTLSKVGGEISFAPGMQDYGANRGGRNAKVNFINDNIQLKLMHEYAYRGFSGGDYAYHQSQATVSDRFWLSSFGHIDGYLSAGKVWNQVPFPMLASPEVNPSVFIEKNRFHLMQPFEFVSDEYISLYTSYFLKGWILNRIPLIKKLQLREVLTFSGYYGNLTDKNNPAETYGLFIFPESAHPMHGDIYMEGSIGVENIFKVFRVDYYRRFTHLDLPGAKRQGIKIGFRFAF, encoded by the coding sequence TTGAAACTACTTCCTACATATACTTTCTATTTTCTCATTCTGATTTTCTGCTTTTCGGTAGCATCTTTCCCGTCGCAGGCACAGCAATCCGGTTTCATTCACGGGGTTGTGATGGACAGCATAACCGGGGAGCCGGTCTCATTTGCCTCGGTACAATTGGAAAACACCACCATCGGTACCGCCACGGATATCGACGGATATTTTAGTATGAGATACTTACCTGGAAACCGGAAGATCATAGTTTCATCGATTGGCTTTGAAACAAAAACCGAGGTATTGCCGGAGCGAATAGGTACAGGAGAGATCATCCGGATCCGCCTCAATCCCTCTACCATCGGACTGACCGAGGTAGTGGTAAGGCCCGATAACCCGCGCTATTCGCGTAAAAATAATCCGGCAGTGGAACTCATGAAGCAGGTGATTGCAAACAAAGAACAAAACCGGATAAAAAACATCCCTGGGATAGAGTATGAACAATACGAAAAGTTGACGCTTTACTGGGATAATTTCAAACTGGAAAACCGTTTACTGAAAAAGAATTTCGGATTTATCGAGAATCATCTGGATACTTCTATTTTCACCGGTAAACAGGTATTGACCCTCTCGATGCGTGAGATGCTGACAAATGTACGCACAGATAACCTCTCCGGCAGTCTGAAAAAAAATATTATTGCCAGACGAAGCGAAGGAGTGGAAGAAACATTTAACGACGGATCGATGGATGTTTTTCTGGAGCAGGTGTTCCGGGAAGTAGATATCTACGATGACAATATCGACGTGCTGCTCAATCAATTCGTCAGCCCTACCTCATCAGCATTGGCTACGCTTTATTACAAATTTTTTATCCAGGACACGTTGACGATTGACAATATCCGGTGTGTGAACGTGGCATTTTTCCCGTTCAATCCTGAGAGTTACAGCTTCAACGGAAATCTCTACATCGCCATCGACAACAATTTTGCCATCAAACGGGCCGACCTGTCCATACCGCGAAATCTGAATATCAATTTCCTCGAAAATTTACGGGTTATACAGCATTTCAACCTGCAGGAAAACGGATTATGGACAAATGAAAAAGAAGATGTATATGCCAATTTCGCCATGAGCGATCTTCTTACCAAAGTGTATGCACATCAGGTTCGCTCTTACCGCTATATTGAAAACGGAGAGATGGTTTATCCGGAAAAAACGGATGAAGCATTCTGGCAAGACCATCGGCATGTAGCACTAAAAAGGGTCGAATCTGATCTACCCAAACTAATGGATGAACTGCAGGACGTTCCTATGTACAGAAGGTTCGAGAAGTTCCTTGAAATAATCATTACAGGTTATATCAAAACATCAAACGAACGGCAGTCGAAAAGTAAAATCGACATTGGGCAGGTGTGGACATTTTATGGTACCAACCCCATCGAAGGACAACGCCTTCGGCTCGGTGCCATGACCACAGCACATTTTCATCCCCGCATTTTTCTTTCGGGATATGGCGCCTACGGTTTCAAAGACCAAAAGTGGAAATATTCCGTTACTGCCGGCTATTCTTTTGTGAAAAAACAAAACTACTGGCAGGAGTTCCCACGCAACGATCTATCGTTCACGGCCGAATACGACCTCTATTCTTTGGGTATGCAAATGAACGAGGCCCTGAAAGACAACCTGTTCGTGGCGCTTGGCACAGCCGGAATCTCCAACCGGAGTTACCAGAACCGGTATAAACTGGCATACACCGTCGACTGGATGTCGGGACTGGGTGTTTCGGCATGGTGGAAACATACCAAAGACACGCCTGCCGGCGCATTGGAATATCGTTTACAGGTTAACGAAAATGAACTGATAGATATTCCCGGTTTCACACTATCGAAAGTGGGAGGCGAGATTTCATTCGCACCGGGGATGCAGGATTATGGTGCAAACAGGGGTGGGCGCAACGCCAAAGTAAATTTCATCAACGACAACATCCAATTGAAACTGATGCACGAATATGCCTATCGCGGATTTTCAGGTGGCGATTATGCCTATCATCAGTCACAGGCAACTGTTTCGGATAGGTTTTGGCTGTCGTCGTTCGGCCATATCGACGGTTATCTCTCCGCAGGGAAAGTATGGAATCAGGTGCCTTTCCCAATGCTTGCAAGCCCCGAAGTAAATCCTTCCGTTTTCATAGAAAAAAACCGATTCCACCTGATGCAACCGTTCGAATTCGTATCGGATGAGTATATTTCCTTGTATACAAGCTATTTCCTGAAGGGATGGATACTGAACCGAATTCCCCTGATAAAGAAGTTGCAGTTACGTGAAGTATTGACATTCAGCGGCTATTATGGTAACCTGACCGACAAAAACAATCCTGCTGAAACCTATGGGCTGTTCATCTTTCCTGAGTCAGCACACCCCATGCATGGCGATATTTATATGGAAGGGAGTATAGGGGTGGAAAATATTTTCAAAGTATTCCGGGTGGATTATTACCGGCGGTTCACTCACCTTGACCTGCCGGGAGCAAAAAGACAGGGTATAAAAATAGGCTTCCGGTTTGCCTTTTAG
- the fabG gene encoding 3-oxoacyl-ACP reductase FabG, with protein MTKYALVTGGSRGIGRAICIRLASMGYSVLINYNNSLQEAEQTLEAVRNAGADGELIRFDVADREQVEAAFNQWTTNHPDHYIEVLVNNAGIRKDNLMLWMEPDEWDSVINVSLNGFYNITRLLVKNMLVKRFGRIVNIVSLSGIKGMPGQTNYSASKAGVIAGTKALAQEVAKKGVTVNAVAPGFIKSDMTQDLDENELKKMIPSGRFGTPEEVASLVGFLVSKEAGYITGEVISINGGIYT; from the coding sequence ATGACAAAATATGCACTCGTAACGGGCGGAAGCCGGGGTATCGGGCGGGCAATCTGCATTCGTCTGGCATCGATGGGTTACAGCGTTTTGATTAATTATAACAACAGTCTACAAGAAGCAGAGCAAACATTGGAAGCCGTTCGTAATGCGGGTGCCGATGGTGAATTGATCCGTTTTGATGTAGCTGACCGCGAACAGGTGGAGGCAGCGTTTAATCAATGGACAACAAATCATCCCGACCATTATATCGAAGTGCTTGTCAACAATGCCGGTATCCGTAAAGACAACCTGATGCTCTGGATGGAACCAGACGAATGGGACAGCGTGATCAATGTCAGTCTTAATGGATTTTATAATATTACACGTCTGTTGGTGAAGAATATGCTTGTGAAACGTTTTGGCCGGATTGTGAATATTGTATCTTTGTCCGGTATAAAAGGCATGCCGGGTCAGACAAATTATTCCGCATCCAAAGCCGGTGTGATTGCCGGAACCAAGGCGCTTGCACAGGAAGTGGCAAAAAAAGGAGTTACTGTGAATGCGGTGGCGCCGGGTTTCATCAAATCGGATATGACACAGGATTTGGATGAAAACGAACTGAAAAAAATGATCCCCTCCGGAAGATTCGGGACACCTGAAGAGGTGGCGTCCCTCGTCGGATTTCTTGTTTCCAAAGAAGCCGGTTACATCACGGGCGAAGTGATTTCAATCAACGGGGGGATTTATACGTAA